Below is a genomic region from Roseimicrobium gellanilyticum.
TCCGCGTCGATGCGTTCGATGGAAGGGCCATGAATACGGAGGCCTTCATTGTCGAAGAGTGTGGTCGTGGGTCCTGAGTTCTTCGCAGTGACATCCACCACGCCGGAGAGCACGTGGACTTCCATGGCTGCTCCCTGAACCATGTGCACACAGAATTCCGTGCCGCGGTCCACTGCGATTCCCTCGGTCGTCTCCACGGAGAAGCCATGGGCTGAAGGAGGACACCGCACGGAAATGCGGCCGCTGTGCAGATACGCATGCATGCCGTCCTTGAGTTCTACATCGAAGGGTCCCTCCAGCACCATGCGGGCACCACTTTCGAAGGCCAGCTCCACCAGGCCGGCCTGGGCGCGCAGGCGTGTGTCCTTCGCCAGATCAGAACTCTTGAGGGATGGCGCTGCTCCAGTCCAAACGATGCCTTCGGAGCGGGAAAGGGTTGCAGCTGGAGTGTGAATCTGATCAAGCCACCAGGCTCCGCCAGTGAGCATCAGGACAATCGCTGCTGCTGCCGCCACCCAGCGCAGGTGCTTTTGCCACAGCCAGCGCCGTGCCTTCTCCGCAGAGCGCCAGGCTGCCTGGATGGAGGCCGTATCCGGCTGCTGCAGACGCATGGCCACCTCACGTGCGGCGTACTGGCCGCTGGGATCGCTGAGCGCCAGGGGCAGGAGACGCTCCACTGTCAGCACGCGCATGAGTGCCACCCGTGCCTCTTCACTCTCGCGGCACAAGGCCAGAAGCTGCACCCCTTCCTCGACGGACAGGGTGCCTTCCGCGGCTCTCGCCGCCAGGGTCTGCCATTGCATCGTGTTCATGAGGGAGTGGTGGCCGGGGGAGTGCCGCGCAGGGTTGCCTCCACGCAGTCACCAATGACTACACGCAGGCGGTGAAGTTGCATCGATACAGCAGACGTCTTCCTTTGCAATCTTTGTGCCAGCTCATCTAGTGACATTCCTTCCGCATATCGTGCTTGTAGGAGCAACCGGGAGGGGCCTTCAATTTGGTCCAGACAGTCCCTAAGAGCTTCCAGGGCAGCATTCTCACGCTCCGCCGGGAGGTGGGAGGGCAGACCGTTATCAATGAGCGCCTGCAGTTCCTCGTTCAAGCCAATGGGCAGGGCGCGGAATTTCCTCCGGTGATTGGCCAGCAGGTTCATGGCAATCCCGCGCAACCAGGGGCCAATGGGCCGGTTCGGGTCGCAGTCCGCCAGTTTCCGGAAGGCGGTGACAAAGGCTTCCTGCGCCAGGTCCTCCGCATCATGTGAATTGGCCAGACGCACCGCAAGGCAGGCGCGAACGCCCGCATGATGCCGCTGTACCAGCGTCGC
It encodes:
- a CDS encoding sigma-70 family RNA polymerase sigma factor encodes the protein MSPSDEESRLIRAAQSGDISAFATLVQRHHAGVRACLAVRLANSHDAEDLAQEAFVTAFRKLADCDPNRPIGPWLRGIAMNLLANHRRKFRALPIGLNEELQALIDNGLPSHLPAERENAALEALRDCLDQIEGPSRLLLQARYAEGMSLDELAQRLQRKTSAVSMQLHRLRVVIGDCVEATLRGTPPATTPS
- a CDS encoding LamG-like jellyroll fold domain-containing protein translates to MNTMQWQTLAARAAEGTLSVEEGVQLLALCRESEEARVALMRVLTVERLLPLALSDPSGQYAAREVAMRLQQPDTASIQAAWRSAEKARRWLWQKHLRWVAAAAAIVLMLTGGAWWLDQIHTPAATLSRSEGIVWTGAAPSLKSSDLAKDTRLRAQAGLVELAFESGARMVLEGPFDVELKDGMHAYLHSGRISVRCPPSAHGFSVETTEGIAVDRGTEFCVHMVQGAAMEVHVLSGVVDVTAKNSGPTTTLFDNEGLRIHGPSIERIDADANTFVTSMPVSAGRAPGYIHWSFDEINAGTVVNNGKDLGVDGQARLDLLSYPDKVPTPGKGPQLIEGVSGKGLSLDGKAVYAESPFPGIGGTASRTVALWVRIPKELNKDSVYGHGIISWGSLTGPNAWQMSANTIVQDGPVGRLRLGIYDNGRIVGTTDLRDNQWHHIAVVMYGGSRASIATNVMLYVDGKPEIVTRKTRTEINTDVLNAGHGLWLGRNVAFPDPVRNGDPGPRFFKGDVDEVFIFNAALSHEEINTLMRTHHAPQ